A window of Ananas comosus cultivar F153 linkage group 4, ASM154086v1, whole genome shotgun sequence contains these coding sequences:
- the LOC109709492 gene encoding peroxisomal adenine nucleotide carrier 1-like, with protein MAEIVDWESLAEATSGAVGALVSTTVLYPLDTCKTRYQAEVQSHGQRKYRNLSDVLWEAISRRQVLSLYQGLGTKNLQSFISQFVYFYGYSYFKRLYLKKSGTKSVGTKANLVVAAAAGACTAIVTQPLDTASSRMQTSAFGKSKGLWETLAEDSWMEAFDGLGISLLLTSNPAIQYTVFDQLKQRLLQRQRAKDSPSSTESSPAALSALSAFILGAISKSVATILTYPAIRCKVMIQASNSENGPDNVGESKSAKTMMGALSVIWNREGIPGFFKGLQAQILKTVLSSALLLMIKEKISRYTWISMLALRRYLLVSQKRIKSA; from the exons atggcGGAGATCGTGGATTGGGAATCGCTGGCAGAGGCGACGTCTGGGGCGGTGGGGGCGCTCGTCAGCACCACCGTGCTCTATCCCCTCGACACCTGCAAGACCAGATACCAGGCCGAAGTCCAATCCCACGGCCAACGCAAGTACAG GAACCTTTCAGATGTCTTATGGGAGGCGATTTCAAGGCGCCAAGTTCTTTCTCTCTATCAGGGACTTGGCACAAAAAACTTACAATCTTTCATATCACAATTTGTCTATTTTTATGGTTATAGTTATTTCAAACGACTTTACTTAAAGAAGAGTGGCACTAAATCTGTCGGAACAAAAGCCAACTTGGTAGTTGCAGCGGCTGCTGGTGCTTGTACTGCTATTGTGACGCAG CCATTGGACACTGCATCTTCCAGAATGCAAACAAGTGCTTTTGGAAAATCGAAAGGATTGTGGGAGACACTTGCAGAGGATTCATGGATGGAAGCCTTTGACGGCTTAGGCATATCTCTTCTCTTGACTTCCAATCCTGCTATTCAG TACACAGTATTTGATCAGCTGAAACAAAGACTTTTGCAGAGGCAGAGAGCTAAAGATTCGCCATCATCTACAGAATCTTCTCCGGCTGCTCTTTCTGCTCTCTCAGCTTTCATACTCGGGGCCATTTCGAAGAGTGTAGCGACCATACTGACATACCCAGCAATCCG GTGTAAAGTCATGATTCAGGCTTCTAATTCAGAAAACGGTCCGGACAATGTTGGCGAATCTAAATCTGCAAAGACGATGATGGGTGCATTGAGTGTTATATGGAACAGGGAAGGAATTCCAGGCTTCTTCAAAGGGTTGCAGGCTCAGATTTTGAAGACTGTTTTGAGTTCCGCATTGCTGCTGATGATAAAGGAGAAGATCTCGAGGTATACTTGGATCTCGATGCTTGCTCTTAGGCGGTATCTCTTGGTTTCTcagaaaagaataaagagtgcgtga